The following are from one region of the Arachis duranensis cultivar V14167 chromosome 10, aradu.V14167.gnm2.J7QH, whole genome shotgun sequence genome:
- the LOC107470807 gene encoding uncharacterized protein LOC107470807 yields MWGIFDSEVNDQLTHLPTIVPCCKCADIRSSIPQPRFTSYVPLSLLLANLVDVVSSSRGSNWNPQPSTTAACSSSRHVSASLSLSVIQPEAAFVIDLNRTHDGEVGDTEPFGDVTIVMIGTPNVVPDFRQGGAPDGVEDVFQDEDDDDVESTTIADDSDDELARSTPTGGSGAISSGTPHRGYLACLSDFGAYDTHDTGRLAKFQVGQQFQDKEEAVQSVKTYSIRRGVEYKVLESDYHKYHGRCKEFGNRCTRLIRISLCQCRGISEVKRADVAMSIKVLQNATEAYFGFRLTYRSVWMAKQKVMAQIYRDLEESYNELSRWVLGV; encoded by the exons ATGTGGGGTATATTCGATTCAGAAGTTAATGACCAATTGACCCACCTACCTACCATAGTACCATGTTGCAAATGTGCTGATATTCGGAGTTCAATCCCA CAACCAAGATTTACAAGTTATGTTCCATTGTCGTTGCTGTTGGCCAACCTTGTGGATGTGGTCTCTAGTTCAAGAGGTTCTAACTGGAATCCTCAGCCTTCAACCACGGCAGCCTGCTCTAGTTCGAGGCATGTTAGTGCCTCTTTGTCTCTGTCCGTGATTCAGCCTGAGGCAGCCTTCGTGATTGATTTAAACCGCACTCATGATGGAGAAGTAGGCGATACTGAACCCTTCGGTGATGTTACAATTGTGATGATCGGTACTCCTAATGTGGTACCGGATTTCCGACAGGGTGGAGCACCGGATGGTGTGGAAGATGTATTTCAggatgaggatgatgatgatgtggagTCCACCACAATCGCCGATGATAGCGATGATGAGTTAGCAAGGAGTACTCCAACTGGGGGTAGTGGAGCGATTAGTTCAGGAACTCCGCA CAGGGGGTACCTGGCGTGTCTATCGGATTTTGGGGCCTATGACACACATGATACAGGAAGACTAGCCAAGTTCCAAGTTGGTCAGCAGTTTCAAGATAAAGAGGAGGCCGTACAGAGTGTGAAGACTTATAGCATCCGACGTGGGGTCGAGTATAAAGTATTGGAATCCGATTATCACAAGTACCATGGAAGGTGTAAAGAATTTGGCAACAGGTGCACACGGTTGATTCGTATTAGTCTCTGCCAGTGTAGAGGTATTTCGGAGGTAAAACG AGCTGATGTTGCCATGTCGATCAAGGTACTGCAGAATGCGACAGAGGCCTATTTTGGTTTTAGACTAACTTACAGGAGTGTTTGGATGGCTAAGCAGAAGGTCATGGCTCAGATTTACAGAGACTTGGAAGAGTCATATAATGAGTTGTCGCGATGGGTGCTAGGTGTGTAG
- the LOC107470816 gene encoding uncharacterized protein LOC107470816 isoform X2 has translation MVFYFKARPEAGDYTIFMGLDKYENEELIKYGFPEDIWFHVDKMSSAHVYVRLHKGQTIDDISEGLLEDCAQLVKANSIQGNKVNNIDVVYTPWANLKKTASMDVGQVGFHNPKMVRTVRVEKRINEIVNRLNKTKVERKPDLRAEREAVNAAERAERKQQMRDKKRREELERLEKERQAELRSYKGLMVAENMTSNKNIASGSKTLQEMEDDFM, from the exons ATGGTTTTCTACTTCAAGGCACGCCCTGAAGCTGGCGATTACACCATCTTCATGGGTCTCGACAAGTACGAGAACGAAGAACTCATCAAATATGGTTTCCCTGAAGATATCTG GTTCCATGTTGATAAGATGTCTTCAGCACATGTATATGTAAGACTGCACAAAGGTCAGACTATTGATGACATTAGTGAAGGTTTACTGGAGGACTGTGCTCAGCTTGTTAAAGCAAATTCGATTCAAG GAAATAAGGTGAACAATATTGATGTTGTTTATACTCCCTGGGCCAATTTAAAGAAAACTGCTTCAATGGATGTTGGTCAAGTTGGTTTCCACAACCCCAAAATG GTCCGAACTGTGAGAGTGGAGAAGCGGATCAATGAGATTGTCAACAGgctaaacaaaacaaaagtgGAAAGGAAACCTGATTTGAGAG CTGAGCGTGAAGCAGTTAATGCAGCTGAAAGAGCTGAGAGAAAGCAACAAATGAGAGACAAG AAACGCCGTGAGGAATTGGAAAGACTTGAAAAGGAGAGACAAGCCGAACTGAGGAGCTACAAGGGTTTGATGGTTGCAGAGAATATGACATCCAATAAGAACATTGCATCAGGAAGCAAAACACTGCAAGAAATGGAGGATGATTTCATGTAA
- the LOC107470818 gene encoding sulfite exporter TauE/SafE family protein 3 — protein MLSLIIGFDPKSSTAISKCMIMGAALSTVYYNLRLRHPTLDMPIIDYDLALLIQPMLMLGISIGVTFNVLFPDWMVTILLIVIFVVTSTKAFFKGVETWKKETIMKKEAAQRQETNGSGAEADYKPLPAGPNGGAAKKEEHQVTIIENIYWKELGLLLFVWFSFLALQIIKEYYTTTCSTAYWVLNILQIPVSVGVTAYEASGLFSGRRVISSTGDEGKNFTVLQLFIYCVFGLLAGVVGGLLGLGGGFVMGPLFLELGVPPQVSSATATFAMIFSSSMSVIEYYLLKRFPVPYAAYLTLVATIAALVGQHIVRRLIILFGRASLIIFILAGTIFVSAISLGGVGISNMVYKIGNHEYMGFENLCKYGS, from the exons ATGCTTAGTctcatcattggttttgatccaaaatcatcAACTGCTATCTCAAAAT gTATGATCATGGGAGCAGCTTTGTCAACTGTTTACTACAACCTTAGACTAAGGCATCCAACATTGGATATGCCTATAATTGACTATGATTTGGCACTTCTCATTCAACCAATGCTGATGCTTGGAATCAGCATTGGAGTGACCTTCAATGTTCTTTTCCCTGATTGGATGGTCACTATACTGCTTATTGTTATCTTTGTAG TGACATCAACCAAGGCATTCTTTAAGGGTGTGGAAACTTGGAAGAAGGAAACCATTATGAAAAAG GAAGCTGCTCAGCGACAAGAGACAAATG GTTCTGGTGCTGAAGCAGATTACAAACCTCTTCCTGCCGGGCCAAATGGTGGCGCAGCAAAGAAGGAGGAACACCAG GTGACtattattgaaaatatatacTGGAAGGAGTTGGGATTACTTCTGTTTGTTTGGTTTTCATTTCTTGCACTACAGATTATCAAG GAATACTATACAACTACTTGTTCAACAGCATACTGGGTGCTGAACATTCTACAG ATTCCGGTGTCGGTTGGGGTAACTGCTTATGAGGCAAGTGGCTTATTTAGCGGACGTAGAGTAATCTCTTCGACCGGAGACGAAGGGAAAAATTTCACTGTTCTTCAGCTGTTTATATATTGCGTCTTCGGTTTACTGGCTGGAGTAGTTGGCGGCTTGCTGGGACTTGGAGGAGGATTTGTTATGGGACCACTGTTTTTGGAGTTGGGAGTCCCACCTCAG GTGTCAAGCGCCACTGCCACCTTCGCCATGATCTTCTCCTCATCCATGTCTGTTATAGAATACTACTTGTTGAAGCGTTTCCCGGTTCCTTATG CTGCATATTTGACTCTGGTGGCCACTATAGCTGCCTTGGTTGGACAGCATATTGTGAGGAGATTGATCATCCTATTTGGAAGAGCTTCCCTTATCATCTTCATTCTTGCTGGCACAATATTTGTTAGTGCAATCTCATTAG GTGGAGTTGGAATATCAAACATGGTATACAAGATTGGGAATCATGAATACATGGGATTTGAGAATCTGTGCAAATATGGATCATAA
- the LOC107470816 gene encoding uncharacterized protein LOC107470816 isoform X1, whose amino-acid sequence MVFYFKARPEAGDYTIFMGLDKYENEELIKYGFPEDIWFHVDKMSSAHVYVRLHKGQTIDDISEGLLEDCAQLVKANSIQGNKVNNIDVVYTPWANLKKTASMDVGQVGFHNPKMVRTVRVEKRINEIVNRLNKTKVERKPDLRAEREAVNAAERAERKQQMRDKKRREELERLEKERQAELRSYKGLMVAENMTSNKNIASGSKTLQEMEDDFIFGLGRGLEGQKIGHWLLCILKKQSCIMEKQ is encoded by the exons ATGGTTTTCTACTTCAAGGCACGCCCTGAAGCTGGCGATTACACCATCTTCATGGGTCTCGACAAGTACGAGAACGAAGAACTCATCAAATATGGTTTCCCTGAAGATATCTG GTTCCATGTTGATAAGATGTCTTCAGCACATGTATATGTAAGACTGCACAAAGGTCAGACTATTGATGACATTAGTGAAGGTTTACTGGAGGACTGTGCTCAGCTTGTTAAAGCAAATTCGATTCAAG GAAATAAGGTGAACAATATTGATGTTGTTTATACTCCCTGGGCCAATTTAAAGAAAACTGCTTCAATGGATGTTGGTCAAGTTGGTTTCCACAACCCCAAAATG GTCCGAACTGTGAGAGTGGAGAAGCGGATCAATGAGATTGTCAACAGgctaaacaaaacaaaagtgGAAAGGAAACCTGATTTGAGAG CTGAGCGTGAAGCAGTTAATGCAGCTGAAAGAGCTGAGAGAAAGCAACAAATGAGAGACAAG AAACGCCGTGAGGAATTGGAAAGACTTGAAAAGGAGAGACAAGCCGAACTGAGGAGCTACAAGGGTTTGATGGTTGCAGAGAATATGACATCCAATAAGAACATTGCATCAGGAAGCAAAACACTGCAAGAAATGGAGGATGATTTCAT ATTCGGATTGGGCAGGGGACTTGAAGGACAGAAAATCGGTCACTGGTTACTATGTATACTTAAGAAACAATCTTGTATCATGGAAAAGCAATAA